From a region of the Flavobacterium sediminilitoris genome:
- a CDS encoding DUF4331 family protein, which yields MKSIQYKTLFASLIVALLVVGCNNDDDSYNNESIDFSGTYTQQDQMGRPAINTVFVSSTSKDNFNVTTPSTMGASFQSAFQSKLLALNSGYTTNALGLDAATFTTVLATDVLNVSTTGTTTFFDGNPANTLSGRALADDVIDVELLLIFGGPNGTDNSGLTSDNVNANDKTFLASFPYLASPW from the coding sequence ATGAAATCAATTCAATATAAAACTTTATTTGCATCTTTAATAGTGGCTTTGTTAGTCGTAGGGTGCAACAATGACGATGATTCATACAATAACGAATCAATAGATTTTAGTGGAACATATACACAACAAGATCAAATGGGTAGACCTGCTATTAATACTGTTTTTGTTAGTTCAACTAGCAAGGATAATTTTAATGTTACTACACCATCTACAATGGGAGCTTCATTTCAATCAGCTTTTCAATCAAAATTATTAGCATTAAATTCAGGATATACAACAAATGCATTAGGACTTGATGCAGCTACTTTTACAACAGTTTTGGCAACAGATGTTTTAAACGTTTCTACAACAGGGACAACTACTTTTTTTGATGGAAACCCAGCAAATACCTTGTCGGGAAGAGCACTTGCAGATGATGTTATTGATGTTGAATTATTGTTAATTTTTGGAGGTCCAAATGGAACAGATAATTCAGGATTAACTTCAGATAATGTAAATGCAAATGATAAAACGTTTTTAGCTTCTTTTCCATATTTAGCTTCACCTTGGTAG
- the lysS gene encoding lysine--tRNA ligase, translating into MQLSEQEIIRREKLKALRELGINPYPADLFPVNHTSKQIKETFEENKKVVVAGRLMSVRDQGKAAFAELQDSEGRIQLYLNRDIICEGEDKTLYNQVFKKLTDLGDFIGIEGELFTTKVGAKCIRVENITFLSKTLRPLPLPKTDDEGQVFDAFVDPELRYRMRYVDLVVNPQVKEVFKKRTKLFNAMRSFFNEAGYMEVETPVLQSIAGGAAARPFITHHNSLDIPLYMRIANELYLKRLIVGGFDGVYEFSKNFRNEGMDRTHNPEFTAMEIYVAYKDYNWMMEFTENLLEHCALQVNGTTEVVFGDKNVNFKAPYARVTMTDAIKQFTGFDITGKTEAELFEAAKSMGIQVDETMGKGKLIDEIFGEKCEGNFIQPTFITDYPKEMSPLCKEHRDNPDLTERFELMVCGKEIANAYSELNDPIDQRERFENQMALAEKGDDEANGIIDEDFLRALEYGMPPTSGLGIGMDRLMMFLTNNASIQEVLFFPQMRPEKKGPELTEDEKHIIEILKANEGIAIGDLKIKSELSGKKWDAASKGITKHGLMKIKVDGDAKIAEYLGK; encoded by the coding sequence ATGCAACTTTCAGAACAAGAAATCATTAGAAGAGAAAAGCTTAAAGCTTTACGTGAACTTGGCATCAACCCTTATCCTGCGGACTTATTCCCTGTGAATCATACTTCGAAACAGATTAAGGAAACTTTTGAAGAAAATAAAAAGGTTGTAGTTGCTGGAAGATTAATGAGTGTTCGCGATCAAGGTAAAGCTGCTTTTGCTGAACTACAAGATAGTGAAGGAAGAATCCAATTGTATTTAAATAGAGATATTATTTGTGAAGGTGAGGACAAAACGTTATACAATCAGGTTTTTAAAAAACTAACCGATTTAGGCGATTTTATAGGTATTGAAGGAGAATTGTTTACTACAAAAGTAGGAGCAAAATGTATTCGCGTGGAAAATATAACTTTTCTAAGCAAAACATTACGTCCATTACCTCTACCAAAAACAGATGACGAAGGTCAGGTTTTTGATGCTTTTGTTGATCCAGAATTGAGATACAGAATGCGTTATGTAGATTTGGTTGTAAATCCACAAGTAAAAGAGGTATTTAAAAAGCGAACAAAATTATTTAACGCTATGCGCTCTTTCTTTAATGAAGCAGGCTATATGGAGGTTGAAACACCTGTTTTACAATCAATTGCTGGCGGAGCAGCAGCAAGACCTTTTATAACACATCATAACAGTTTAGACATCCCATTATACATGAGGATTGCTAACGAATTATACCTAAAAAGATTAATTGTAGGTGGCTTTGATGGTGTTTATGAATTCTCAAAAAATTTCCGTAATGAAGGAATGGATAGAACACATAATCCAGAATTCACAGCAATGGAGATCTATGTAGCTTACAAAGATTACAACTGGATGATGGAATTTACAGAGAATTTATTAGAACATTGTGCTTTACAAGTAAATGGAACAACTGAAGTAGTTTTTGGAGATAAAAATGTGAATTTCAAAGCACCTTATGCTCGTGTGACCATGACTGATGCTATTAAACAATTTACAGGTTTTGATATTACTGGAAAAACCGAAGCTGAATTATTTGAAGCAGCTAAATCTATGGGAATTCAGGTAGATGAAACTATGGGTAAAGGAAAATTAATTGATGAAATTTTTGGTGAAAAATGTGAAGGAAATTTTATCCAACCAACATTCATTACAGATTATCCAAAAGAAATGTCTCCATTATGTAAAGAACACAGAGATAATCCTGATTTAACTGAGCGTTTTGAATTAATGGTTTGTGGAAAAGAAATCGCAAATGCTTATTCTGAGTTAAACGACCCTATTGATCAAAGAGAACGTTTTGAAAATCAAATGGCTCTTGCTGAGAAAGGTGATGATGAAGCAAATGGAATTATTGATGAAGATTTCCTACGTGCTTTAGAATATGGTATGCCTCCAACATCTGGATTAGGAATTGGAATGGATAGATTAATGATGTTTTTAACTAATAATGCATCAATACAAGAAGTTTTATTCTTTCCTCAAATGCGTCCTGAGAAAAAAGGACCTGAATTAACAGAAGATGAAAAACATATCATAGAAATTTTAAAAGCTAATGAAGGAATTGCTATTGGCGATTTAAAAATAAAATCGGAATTAAGTGGCAAAAAATGGGATGCTGCAAGCAAAGGAATCACTAAGCATGGTTTAATGAAAATTAAAGTAGATGGCGATGCTAAAATTGCTGAATATTTAGGGAAATAA
- a CDS encoding TrmH family RNA methyltransferase translates to MKKDVALLEYLEGFISENRKQRFLDILKNRTKHFTVAVEDVYQMHNTSAVMRSCEVFGIQELNVIEQKYSKTIDKQIALGAEKWVDINEFSSNKSCIDALRGKGYQIIATTPHNESCFLHEFDITKPSALFFGTEKEGLSEDVMKNADGYLKIPMVGFTESLNISVSAAIIIQDLTNRLRNSNINWNLTEEEIIQKRLDWTRKTIKDIDFVESRFREKDNLL, encoded by the coding sequence ATGAAAAAAGATGTAGCGTTATTAGAATATTTAGAAGGTTTTATTTCAGAGAATAGAAAACAACGGTTTTTAGACATTCTTAAAAATAGAACCAAACACTTTACTGTTGCTGTAGAAGATGTATATCAAATGCATAATACTAGCGCTGTAATGCGTAGTTGTGAAGTTTTTGGAATACAAGAGTTAAATGTTATTGAACAAAAATACAGCAAAACTATTGATAAACAAATTGCTTTAGGAGCAGAGAAATGGGTAGATATTAATGAATTTTCTAGCAATAAATCATGTATTGATGCATTAAGAGGGAAAGGTTATCAAATTATAGCCACAACACCGCATAATGAATCTTGCTTCCTTCATGAGTTTGATATAACAAAACCTTCTGCTTTATTTTTTGGAACAGAAAAAGAAGGATTATCTGAAGACGTAATGAAAAATGCAGATGGATATTTAAAAATTCCAATGGTAGGATTTACTGAAAGTTTAAATATTTCTGTTTCAGCAGCTATAATCATTCAAGATTTGACAAACAGACTTCGAAATTCTAATATTAATTGGAATCTTACAGAAGAAGAAATTATTCAAAAACGATTAGATTGGACTAGGAAAACAATAAAAGACATTGATTTTGTGGAAAGTAGATTTCGTGAAAAAGATAATCTCTTATAA
- a CDS encoding TonB-dependent receptor, with the protein MKLYFYLTTTILCSIFGYSQKFNGKVIDAFGNSIADVYVYNESTEAHAHTNEFGNFTFSNVTINDTFKLTKLGYKSINFNVSQLDKKVVLTMEEEIFKLSEITLSPNVNINSNIMKMDLTTNPVNSSQEILKKVPGLFIGQHAGGGKAEQLFLRGFDIDHGTDIAITADGIPVNMVSHAHGQGYADLHFVIPEVINKIDFGKGPYTASKGNFATAGYVDFVSKDKLNESKISLEVGQFNTIRTVGLFDLLGNSPKSNAYIATEYIVTDGPFESPQNFNRFNLFGKYTTILENQTKLSFIGSHFTSKWDASGQIPMRLVNDGTISRFGAVDDTEGGFTSRTNLAFSMDKMIDENSFVKTNAYFSKYDFTLFSNFTFFLNDPVNGDQIKQNENRTLYGFNTEYSTNKVFTNYNLKIQSGVGVKVNSTKDSELSHTLNRNTVLNYIQYGDIEESNFFGYINTNFQFEKFTINPGLRLEYFKFNYQDKLASTYKTLSNDKAKILPKLNFSYAQNEKIVYFLKTGLGFHSNDTRVVLQEDKEILPSVFGADLGTIWKPNSNLIINTAIWSLFSNQEFVYVGDEGIVEPSGKSRRIGADLGIRYQLNDFVFFDFDANYAFARSIDEPNGFDYIPLAPNFTSTGGISIKNYKKFSGNMQYRFLGDRPANENNSVVANGYFISDLSLNYQINKSIQIGVIVNNVFDTKWNETQFLTESQLQTESQSVEEIHFTPGTPFFAKIKMTYSF; encoded by the coding sequence ATGAAACTCTATTTTTATTTAACGACAACTATTTTATGCTCCATTTTTGGTTATTCTCAGAAATTTAATGGAAAAGTAATAGATGCTTTTGGAAATTCAATTGCAGATGTTTATGTGTATAATGAATCGACAGAAGCACATGCACACACAAATGAATTTGGAAATTTTACCTTTTCAAATGTAACCATTAATGATACTTTTAAACTAACAAAATTAGGATATAAATCAATAAATTTTAATGTTTCTCAATTAGATAAAAAAGTAGTATTAACGATGGAAGAAGAAATATTTAAGCTTTCTGAAATTACACTTTCACCAAATGTTAACATTAATTCCAATATCATGAAAATGGATTTGACTACGAATCCAGTAAACTCATCTCAAGAAATTCTTAAAAAAGTTCCAGGACTATTTATAGGTCAACATGCAGGTGGTGGAAAAGCAGAGCAGTTGTTTTTGAGAGGCTTCGATATAGATCATGGAACAGACATTGCAATTACTGCCGATGGAATTCCTGTAAATATGGTATCTCATGCTCACGGACAAGGTTATGCCGATTTACATTTTGTAATTCCAGAAGTAATTAATAAAATTGATTTTGGAAAAGGGCCTTATACAGCTTCAAAAGGAAACTTTGCAACAGCAGGTTATGTAGATTTTGTTTCAAAAGATAAATTAAATGAAAGTAAAATAAGTTTAGAAGTAGGTCAATTTAATACTATTAGAACAGTTGGGTTATTTGATTTGTTAGGGAATTCCCCAAAATCAAACGCTTATATTGCCACAGAATATATTGTTACAGATGGGCCATTTGAATCTCCTCAAAACTTTAATCGTTTTAATCTTTTTGGAAAATACACAACCATTTTAGAAAATCAAACAAAATTAAGTTTCATAGGATCGCATTTTACAAGTAAATGGGACGCTTCTGGGCAAATTCCAATGCGTTTAGTTAATGATGGAACAATCTCTCGTTTTGGAGCGGTTGATGATACAGAAGGCGGTTTTACATCTAGAACAAATTTGGCTTTTTCAATGGACAAAATGATTGATGAAAATAGTTTTGTGAAAACAAATGCTTATTTCTCAAAATATGATTTTACATTATTTTCAAACTTCACTTTTTTCTTAAATGATCCAGTAAATGGAGATCAAATTAAGCAAAATGAAAATAGAACTCTTTATGGATTTAATACAGAGTATAGTACAAACAAAGTGTTTACCAATTATAACTTAAAAATTCAATCAGGAGTAGGAGTAAAAGTGAATTCAACTAAGGATTCTGAATTGTCGCATACATTAAATAGAAATACAGTTTTAAATTATATACAATATGGAGATATTGAAGAATCAAACTTTTTCGGATATATAAATACTAATTTCCAATTTGAAAAATTTACAATTAATCCAGGATTACGATTAGAGTATTTTAAATTTAATTATCAAGATAAATTAGCATCTACTTATAAAACACTTTCAAATGATAAAGCAAAAATATTACCAAAGCTAAATTTTAGTTATGCTCAAAATGAAAAAATAGTTTATTTCTTAAAAACAGGACTAGGATTTCATTCAAACGACACAAGAGTAGTGCTGCAAGAAGATAAAGAGATATTACCATCTGTTTTTGGAGCCGACTTAGGAACAATTTGGAAACCCAATTCTAATTTAATTATTAATACAGCTATTTGGAGTTTATTTTCAAATCAAGAATTTGTTTATGTAGGAGATGAAGGTATTGTTGAGCCATCAGGAAAATCAAGAAGAATAGGAGCGGATCTTGGAATTCGTTATCAGTTAAATGACTTTGTGTTTTTTGATTTTGATGCTAATTATGCGTTTGCAAGAAGTATTGATGAGCCAAACGGATTTGATTATATTCCATTAGCTCCAAATTTTACTTCTACAGGAGGAATAAGTATTAAAAATTATAAAAAGTTTTCAGGAAATATGCAATATCGATTTTTAGGAGATCGTCCAGCTAATGAAAATAACTCTGTTGTAGCAAATGGTTATTTTATTTCTGATTTATCATTAAATTATCAAATTAATAAATCCATTCAAATAGGTGTAATTGTTAATAATGTTTTTGATACTAAGTGGAATGAAACTCAATTTTTAACAGAATCACAGTTGCAAACCGAATCGCAAAGTGTAGAAGAAATTCATTTTACACCAGGAACACCATTTTTTGCTAAAATAAAAATGACCTATAGTTTTTAA
- a CDS encoding carboxypeptidase-like regulatory domain-containing protein, whose product MRYFTILLFALLSNLAFSQNDTLTTTLHGTVVHNETKLPINNVHVINTTKVSGTISDGNGYFEINAKINDTLLFSYLGFETLKVKVTNDWVKNKSSKITLTEKAYALEEVIISKYNLTGYVEVDTKLIPVDENTYRYSISGLDAGYEAGDKSPSAVTKVLGAIFNPADFLYNAFGKRPKQMRKLREMKKDDTVRELLSTKFDRETLAALLEIDKDDIPLILQNCNYSEYFIKSANDLQILEAISSCYEEYKILKKNK is encoded by the coding sequence ATGAGATATTTTACAATTTTACTTTTTGCATTACTATCTAATTTGGCATTTAGCCAAAATGATACTTTGACAACAACTCTTCATGGGACAGTTGTTCATAATGAAACAAAGTTACCAATAAACAACGTACACGTTATAAACACTACAAAAGTAAGTGGAACTATAAGTGATGGAAATGGTTATTTTGAAATCAATGCAAAAATAAATGACACTTTGTTATTCTCTTATTTAGGATTTGAAACTTTAAAAGTAAAAGTTACCAATGACTGGGTAAAAAATAAATCTTCAAAAATTACACTTACAGAAAAAGCGTATGCGCTTGAGGAAGTGATTATTTCTAAATATAATTTAACAGGTTATGTTGAAGTTGATACAAAACTTATTCCTGTTGATGAAAACACCTATAGATACAGTATTTCTGGCCTTGATGCGGGTTATGAAGCTGGAGACAAATCGCCAAGTGCTGTTACAAAAGTTTTAGGTGCCATTTTCAATCCTGCTGATTTTCTCTATAATGCTTTTGGTAAAAGACCAAAACAAATGAGAAAACTTAGAGAAATGAAAAAAGATGATACTGTACGTGAATTACTTTCAACAAAATTTGATAGAGAAACTCTTGCTGCACTTTTAGAAATAGACAAAGACGATATTCCTCTTATTCTTCAAAACTGTAATTATTCGGAATATTTTATAAAATCGGCTAATGATTTACAAATTCTTGAAGCTATTAGTTCTTGCTATGAAGAATATAAAATTCTAAAGAAAAACAAATAA
- a CDS encoding MbnP family protein, with amino-acid sequence MKFQFKNIIALLSVFLVLTSCSNDDEVVNKESIGSIKLEFDQIYNDANFAANTPYTNSNGEVIKVTKAKYIVSNVQLTKEDGSIYTVPKSESYFLIDELTPATTLVQIPNIPVGNYTKVTFGIGVDEEQFNLGATGQGNFLEIAQTAGMMWSWSAGYKFVAFEGTFTSTTVISDTQFKVHTGKTGDNYNYTAVTLDLPDNALVRENIVPQVHIMTDLSQLIDGTNKINLSEQATIMGGNKLALITANISNMFEVHHVHND; translated from the coding sequence ATGAAATTTCAATTTAAAAACATAATAGCTTTATTGTCAGTATTCTTAGTGTTAACTTCATGTTCTAATGATGATGAGGTTGTAAATAAAGAGAGTATAGGAAGTATAAAATTAGAATTTGATCAAATATATAACGATGCAAATTTTGCAGCAAACACACCTTATACAAATTCAAACGGAGAAGTTATTAAAGTTACAAAAGCAAAATATATTGTTAGTAATGTGCAATTAACAAAAGAAGATGGTTCTATCTATACAGTTCCTAAGAGCGAGAGTTATTTTCTTATAGATGAGCTAACACCAGCAACAACTTTAGTTCAAATTCCAAATATTCCAGTAGGAAATTATACAAAAGTAACCTTTGGAATAGGAGTAGATGAAGAGCAATTTAATTTAGGAGCAACAGGACAAGGCAATTTTTTAGAAATAGCGCAAACTGCAGGAATGATGTGGTCTTGGAGTGCAGGATATAAGTTTGTTGCTTTTGAAGGAACTTTTACATCTACAACAGTAATTTCTGATACTCAATTTAAAGTGCATACAGGAAAAACGGGTGATAATTATAATTACACGGCTGTAACATTAGATTTGCCTGATAATGCTTTAGTAAGAGAAAATATTGTTCCTCAAGTACATATTATGACTGATTTATCTCAATTAATTGATGGAACTAATAAAATAAATCTTTCAGAACAAGCAACCATAATGGGAGGGAATAAACTAGCTTTAATTACGGCTAATATTTCAAATATGTTTGAAGTACATCATGTTCACAATGACTAA
- a CDS encoding transporter, giving the protein MKKIIIIFVLIFQFGFAKEKDTLSIENPFLKHHIQFEKYDFCDACGCSASGGSMGFASMLNTNFVGIRYFNQSYESNDGLYSNSPWYKEDFNTVQLWARIPVIKNVQVSTLIPYHFHSRERAVGRQNIDGLGDITVLAMYQLYETKKDSTSFVHSLQIGTGVKIPTGTFDETNSGAVNPSFQVGTGSWDYLLATEYVIKHKQFGLNSMLNYVIKTENDKNYRFGNQLNYASTLFYWYEASKFVIAPQIGIAGEVYADNYQHNQKLRNTAGDILFSKIGFEVGKDQFSFGANAMLPINQNLTGGNVKANYRWSVNLNYSL; this is encoded by the coding sequence ATGAAGAAAATAATAATAATTTTTGTACTTATCTTTCAATTTGGTTTTGCTAAAGAGAAAGATACGCTTTCGATAGAAAATCCATTTTTAAAACACCATATTCAGTTTGAAAAATATGATTTTTGCGATGCTTGTGGTTGTTCTGCAAGCGGAGGAAGTATGGGTTTTGCTTCTATGTTAAACACTAATTTTGTAGGGATTCGCTATTTTAATCAATCTTATGAAAGTAATGATGGTTTATATAGTAATTCTCCTTGGTACAAAGAAGATTTTAATACAGTTCAACTTTGGGCAAGAATTCCAGTGATAAAAAACGTGCAAGTTTCAACTTTAATTCCGTATCATTTCCATTCTAGAGAAAGAGCTGTTGGAAGACAAAATATAGATGGTTTAGGAGATATCACAGTTTTAGCGATGTATCAACTTTATGAAACTAAAAAAGATAGTACTTCTTTTGTACATTCTTTGCAAATTGGAACAGGAGTAAAAATACCAACAGGAACGTTTGATGAAACAAACTCAGGAGCAGTAAATCCAAGTTTTCAAGTAGGAACAGGAAGTTGGGATTATCTTTTAGCAACAGAATATGTAATTAAACATAAACAATTTGGGTTAAATTCTATGCTAAATTATGTGATTAAGACGGAAAATGATAAGAATTATCGTTTTGGTAATCAATTAAACTATGCAAGTACGTTGTTTTATTGGTATGAAGCATCAAAATTCGTTATTGCACCACAAATAGGAATTGCAGGAGAAGTATATGCAGATAATTATCAGCATAATCAAAAACTTAGAAATACGGCTGGAGATATTTTATTTAGTAAAATTGGTTTTGAAGTAGGAAAAGATCAATTTTCTTTTGGAGCTAATGCTATGTTGCCTATAAATCAAAATCTTACTGGCGGAAATGTAAAAGCAAATTATCGTTGGAGTGTGAATTTGAATTATAGTTTGTAA
- a CDS encoding tetratricopeptide repeat protein has translation MKNTTIKATSIMLIFFLFLSCNSDEKIKVTNKEDYQAFLIVKENEKENNIKREIDFWQTKYNAAPNQYTYLISLASLYSQLFEIKGNIQDLYRAEKLLLDCNNRVRGEKASIHRSIAKNYISQHRFKEALEYLKKAYILGENRLSTEKMLFDVYMELGNYTEAEKKLDVIQDTKDFDYLIRLAKWNDHKGDLDTAIKIMEQAKKIAEETKKEDIKLWIYSNIADFYGHAGRIKESYDYYLKTLQIDNQNAYALKGIAWIVFSYERDTKSAIEIIDHITAKHTVPDLYLLRAEMNEFATNYTEQKLDIEEYFKLLNNHNYGDMYNKYNALLYSEVLDNSEKAIEIAKKEIQNRPTPESYDLLAWAYYQNGDFDEALKIVKKHTMNKSQEPLILFHNEMILKANDMLTKENSNKEELLSSIYELGPNLEILIMRI, from the coding sequence ATGAAAAATACCACAATTAAAGCAACTTCAATAATGTTGATTTTTTTCTTATTCTTGAGTTGTAATTCAGATGAAAAAATTAAAGTAACAAATAAGGAAGATTATCAAGCTTTTCTTATTGTGAAAGAAAATGAAAAAGAAAATAATATAAAAAGAGAAATTGATTTTTGGCAAACAAAATACAATGCAGCACCAAATCAATATACTTATTTAATTTCGTTAGCAAGTTTATATTCTCAATTATTTGAAATAAAAGGAAATATTCAAGATTTATATCGTGCAGAAAAACTTTTATTAGATTGTAATAATAGAGTTAGAGGAGAAAAAGCAAGTATTCATAGATCTATAGCCAAAAATTATATTTCTCAACATCGATTTAAAGAGGCATTAGAGTATTTGAAAAAAGCATATATATTAGGTGAAAATAGACTATCTACAGAGAAGATGCTATTTGATGTTTATATGGAATTAGGAAATTATACTGAAGCTGAGAAAAAGTTAGATGTTATTCAAGATACTAAAGATTTCGATTATTTAATTCGTTTAGCAAAATGGAATGATCATAAAGGAGATTTAGATACAGCTATTAAAATAATGGAACAAGCTAAAAAAATCGCTGAAGAAACTAAGAAAGAAGACATTAAATTATGGATATATTCAAATATAGCAGATTTTTATGGCCATGCTGGGCGTATTAAAGAATCGTATGATTATTATTTAAAAACACTACAAATAGACAATCAAAATGCTTATGCATTAAAAGGAATTGCTTGGATTGTTTTTTCTTATGAAAGAGATACTAAATCAGCAATCGAAATTATCGATCATATTACAGCAAAGCATACTGTTCCTGATTTGTATCTTTTAAGAGCAGAAATGAATGAATTTGCAACAAATTATACAGAACAAAAATTAGATATTGAAGAATACTTTAAGTTGTTAAATAATCATAATTATGGAGATATGTATAATAAATATAATGCATTATTATATTCTGAAGTTTTAGATAATTCTGAAAAAGCAATTGAAATTGCTAAAAAAGAGATTCAAAATAGACCAACACCAGAATCATATGACTTATTAGCTTGGGCTTATTACCAAAATGGAGATTTTGATGAAGCATTGAAGATAGTTAAAAAGCACACTATGAATAAATCTCAGGAACCGCTGATTTTGTTTCACAATGAAATGATTTTAAAAGCTAATGATATGCTAACGAAAGAAAATTCGAATAAAGAAGAATTATTATCTAGTATATATGAATTAGGTCCAAATTTGGAAATTTTAATAATGAGAATATAA
- the lipB gene encoding lipoyl(octanoyl) transferase LipB, which yields MIQNKKIQLQDLGYKDYQEVWDYQEELFKGIIDVKVRNRREEANLQTPNYFLFVEHPHVYTLGKSGDLSNLLLSEKQLEAKGATFYKINRGGDITYHGPGQIVGYPILDLENFFTDIHKYLRFLEEAIILTLAEYDIIGTRSEGETGVWLDVGTPFARKICAMGVRASRWVTMHGFALNVNADLGFFDNIIPCGIKGKAVTSMHAELNAQIDENLVKEKVVKHFSELFEAEFSSYKGL from the coding sequence GTGATTCAAAATAAAAAAATACAACTGCAAGATCTAGGATATAAAGATTATCAAGAGGTTTGGGATTATCAAGAAGAATTATTTAAAGGAATTATTGATGTAAAAGTTAGAAACCGAAGGGAAGAAGCAAATCTTCAAACTCCTAATTATTTTCTTTTCGTAGAGCATCCACATGTATATACATTAGGAAAAAGTGGGGATTTATCAAACTTATTACTTTCAGAAAAACAATTAGAAGCAAAAGGAGCTACTTTTTATAAGATAAATAGAGGAGGAGATATAACATATCATGGACCAGGTCAAATAGTAGGTTATCCTATTTTGGATTTAGAAAATTTTTTTACTGATATACATAAGTATTTGCGCTTTTTAGAAGAAGCTATAATTTTAACATTAGCGGAATATGATATAATAGGAACTCGAAGTGAAGGAGAAACAGGAGTATGGCTAGATGTAGGAACTCCGTTTGCAAGGAAAATTTGCGCTATGGGAGTTCGCGCAAGTCGTTGGGTAACTATGCATGGATTTGCATTAAATGTTAATGCAGATTTAGGTTTTTTTGATAATATTATTCCGTGTGGTATAAAAGGAAAAGCGGTTACTTCAATGCATGCTGAATTAAATGCTCAAATAGATGAAAATTTAGTAAAAGAGAAAGTTGTAAAGCATTTTTCAGAACTATTTGAAGCGGAATTTAGTAGTTATAAAGGTTTATAA
- a CDS encoding cytochrome-c peroxidase: protein MKAKYIILLFFPILFSCSSESNDDEYQNIPIAFQVPDNFPPLSYDLSNNPLTEKGFELGKKLFYEGRLASDGIVSCGFCHIQEDAFTHHGHTFSHGVGDNIGTRNTPPIQNLAFQSAYMWDGATTHLDLQPIIPLTSEIEMNGNFADAVSMMKADAQYQKLFKQAFPDGEINSENMLKALGQFMVMVTSSNSKFDKFRRNEEGGVLTNDELEGYNLFNQKCASCHATDMFTDNSYRNNGLAINPVINDVGRYRVTELEQDKYKFKVPSLRNIEKTAPYMHDGRFFTLEAVLNHYNSGVVNSTTLDASLNENGTLGIPLTNIEKTQLIAFLKTLTDYEYLTDSRFSEY, encoded by the coding sequence ATGAAAGCAAAATATATAATATTGCTCTTTTTTCCTATTCTTTTTAGTTGTTCAAGCGAAAGTAATGATGATGAATATCAAAATATACCTATAGCGTTTCAAGTTCCAGATAATTTTCCACCTTTATCTTATGATTTATCCAATAATCCATTGACAGAAAAAGGATTTGAATTAGGAAAGAAACTATTTTATGAAGGTCGTTTGGCTTCAGATGGAATCGTTTCATGTGGATTTTGTCATATTCAAGAAGATGCATTTACGCATCATGGGCATACCTTTAGTCATGGAGTAGGAGATAATATAGGAACTCGAAATACACCACCTATACAGAATTTAGCTTTTCAAAGTGCTTATATGTGGGATGGAGCAACAACACATTTAGATTTACAACCAATAATTCCATTAACTAGTGAAATAGAAATGAATGGGAATTTTGCAGATGCTGTAAGTATGATGAAAGCAGATGCTCAATATCAAAAACTATTTAAACAAGCTTTCCCAGATGGAGAAATTAATTCGGAAAATATGCTAAAAGCTTTGGGGCAATTCATGGTTATGGTAACATCTTCCAATTCTAAATTTGATAAATTCAGAAGAAATGAAGAAGGAGGAGTATTAACAAACGATGAGCTAGAAGGATATAATCTATTTAATCAAAAATGTGCTTCTTGTCATGCAACAGATATGTTTACTGATAATTCATACAGAAATAATGGTTTAGCTATAAATCCAGTTATTAATGATGTAGGAAGGTATAGAGTTACAGAGTTAGAGCAGGATAAATACAAATTTAAAGTGCCAAGTTTAAGAAATATTGAAAAAACAGCACCTTATATGCATGATGGACGCTTTTTTACTTTAGAAGCAGTTTTAAATCATTATAATTCTGGAGTGGTTAATTCTACAACATTAGATGCTTCTTTAAATGAAAATGGAACATTAGGAATTCCATTAACAAATATAGAAAAAACACAACTTATTGCATTTTTAAAAACACTAACAGACTATGAATACTTAACAGATAGTCGCTTTTCAGAATATTAA